A genomic stretch from Candidatus Atribacteria bacterium includes:
- a CDS encoding ABC transporter ATP-binding protein, translating to MDNSEGYAIELRGIVKRFPGVIANNGIDLKVCRGEIHCLLGENGAGKTTLMRVLYGLYQPDEGEIILNGQPIQMTSPRTALNYHIGMVHQHFRLVPTLSVEENIILGLDEGTGLFMNFHKIREKISSIAREYGLPVDLQAKIWQLTVGQQQRVEILKALYRKVNILIMDEPTSVLTPQEVDQLFTTLRTLVDDGLTIIFITHKLDEVMQVSDRVTVLRKGKVVANLITTKTDKPTLAKLMVGREVVFRLKKSPLKQREKLLEVNDLHVLNDRGLPALRGLSFDLFGGEILGIAGVSGNGQTELAEVITGLRKSTRGKILLANKEVTNYSAREMNDLHVAHIPSERIKMGIVPALSIRENLILKKYCRPPFSHREFLNNKAIEDNARCAMSDFQITAPSCETPAKLLSGGNIQKVILARELSERPNLIVAVHPTYGLDIGATEQVRQTLLAQREQGAATLLISEDLEEIMTLSDRILVLFNGEAMGILNTERVDIEQIGLMMAGTRYHKGEE from the coding sequence TTGGATAATTCAGAAGGTTATGCAATCGAATTACGAGGAATTGTTAAGCGGTTTCCCGGTGTAATTGCTAATAACGGTATTGATCTCAAGGTTTGTCGTGGCGAGATTCATTGTCTTCTCGGAGAGAATGGCGCAGGTAAAACTACTTTAATGCGTGTCCTTTATGGCCTCTATCAACCCGACGAAGGGGAGATTATCCTAAACGGCCAACCAATTCAAATGACCTCTCCTCGAACTGCACTTAATTACCATATCGGAATGGTACACCAACACTTCCGCCTTGTTCCTACGCTATCGGTGGAGGAGAACATTATTCTCGGTTTAGATGAGGGAACCGGTTTATTTATGAATTTCCACAAGATAAGAGAAAAGATTTCATCTATCGCTCGAGAATATGGTCTACCGGTCGACTTGCAGGCAAAGATTTGGCAGTTAACTGTTGGTCAACAACAGCGGGTGGAAATCTTAAAGGCGCTTTATCGTAAGGTCAATATCCTGATCATGGACGAGCCAACAAGTGTCCTTACCCCCCAGGAGGTTGATCAATTATTTACCACCTTACGTACCTTAGTTGATGACGGATTAACTATTATCTTCATTACTCACAAACTTGATGAGGTGATGCAGGTGAGTGACCGGGTGACAGTACTGCGTAAGGGAAAGGTTGTAGCAAATCTCATTACTACCAAGACGGATAAACCAACTTTGGCCAAGCTAATGGTCGGTCGCGAGGTGGTCTTTCGTCTAAAGAAGAGCCCCTTGAAACAAAGAGAGAAGCTTCTTGAGGTAAATGACCTGCATGTATTGAACGATCGCGGACTCCCGGCTCTTCGTGGACTATCCTTTGATCTTTTCGGAGGAGAGATTCTGGGTATAGCCGGAGTATCAGGCAACGGGCAAACAGAACTCGCGGAAGTTATTACCGGGCTACGTAAGTCAACAAGGGGAAAAATATTATTAGCCAACAAAGAAGTTACTAATTATTCTGCGCGAGAAATGAACGATCTGCATGTTGCTCACATTCCGTCGGAGAGAATTAAGATGGGAATTGTCCCTGCTCTTAGCATTCGTGAGAATCTGATTCTGAAAAAATATTGTCGACCTCCTTTTTCTCATAGAGAATTTCTTAACAACAAAGCAATTGAAGATAATGCACGTTGCGCAATGTCTGATTTCCAAATAACTGCTCCGAGTTGTGAAACACCTGCAAAACTCCTCTCAGGAGGGAACATTCAAAAAGTAATCCTGGCACGCGAACTATCCGAAAGACCTAATCTGATTGTTGCGGTGCATCCTACTTATGGTCTCGATATCGGTGCTACCGAACAGGTGCGGCAAACTCTCTTAGCACAACGGGAACAAGGTGCAGCCACTTTGCTCATCTCAGAGGATTTAGAGGAAATTATGACCCTGTCTGACCGGATTCT
- the ssnA gene encoding putative aminohydrolase SsnA has translation MLIVGNGTVLTFDKNSRVISKGGVVIEEERILAVGDTAKLLIKYPKAAFKDVQGKIIMPGMINTHMHLYSTFARGMNLKTEQPPKNFVEILEKLWWRLDKILNEEDIYCSAIYALLDSVKKGTTTIFDHHASSNLIDGSLDIITEAVRQTGIRANLSYEISDRDGHEKALDGIRENERFIKKAQQEGNNCLGGLIGLHASFTLNNETLTEVAALADRLRVPFHIHVAEGKADYYESKTRGYQGVAERLNRFHILRPGTLAIHGVYLKEEELEVIKEHNSYLIHNPESNMGNAVGTAPIKAAMDKGVIVGLGTDGYTSDMFESIKVANLLQKHDSGNPQAGWAEVFKIVFKNNCEIASGFFGETLGVLQAGVPADVIVVDYYPPTPINSENAYFHILFGISGDMVDTTIVGGKILMEDREICGIDYQRITKRVREQAEKFWKRF, from the coding sequence ATGTTGATCGTCGGAAATGGAACAGTTCTTACTTTTGATAAAAATTCCCGGGTTATCTCTAAGGGCGGAGTAGTAATCGAGGAAGAGAGAATTTTGGCAGTCGGGGATACGGCAAAATTACTGATCAAATATCCTAAAGCCGCATTTAAAGATGTTCAAGGCAAGATAATAATGCCGGGTATGATTAATACTCATATGCACCTTTATAGCACTTTTGCTCGAGGTATGAACCTTAAAACTGAGCAACCACCTAAAAATTTTGTGGAAATATTAGAAAAACTATGGTGGAGATTAGATAAAATTTTAAACGAAGAAGATATATATTGCAGTGCTATTTATGCTCTTTTAGATAGTGTTAAAAAAGGAACTACCACTATTTTTGATCATCATGCCAGCAGCAATCTTATCGATGGTAGTTTAGACATTATTACTGAAGCAGTCCGACAAACCGGTATTCGGGCAAATCTATCGTACGAGATTTCCGATCGGGATGGTCATGAAAAAGCTTTAGATGGGATCAGAGAAAACGAAAGATTTATTAAAAAAGCACAGCAGGAAGGCAATAATTGCCTGGGAGGATTAATCGGACTTCATGCTTCCTTTACATTGAATAATGAGACTTTAACTGAAGTGGCTGCTCTGGCAGACAGGCTGAGAGTCCCTTTTCATATTCACGTTGCTGAGGGTAAAGCCGATTACTATGAAAGTAAAACCAGGGGTTATCAAGGGGTAGCCGAACGCTTAAATCGCTTTCATATCCTGCGACCCGGTACTTTGGCTATCCATGGAGTTTATCTTAAAGAAGAGGAATTAGAAGTTATCAAGGAGCACAACAGTTACTTAATCCATAATCCAGAATCTAATATGGGTAATGCAGTGGGTACTGCTCCAATTAAAGCTGCCATGGATAAGGGTGTAATAGTAGGATTGGGGACAGATGGTTATACCAGCGATATGTTTGAAAGTATTAAAGTAGCTAATCTATTACAAAAACACGATTCAGGTAATCCCCAGGCTGGCTGGGCAGAAGTCTTTAAGATAGTTTTTAAGAATAACTGTGAAATTGCATCCGGATTTTTTGGAGAAACTTTGGGCGTCCTTCAAGCTGGAGTCCCAGCGGATGTTATTGTGGTAGATTATTATCCGCCTACTCCTATTAACAGTGAAAATGCTTATTTCCATATTTTATTTGGTATAAGTGGAGATATGGTCGATACCACTATTGTCGGAGGTAAAATATTAATGGAAGATCGAGAGATATGTGGTATAGATTACCAAAGAATTACTAAAAGAGTAAGAGAACAAGCAGAGAAGTTTTGGAAACGATTTTAA